The sequence below is a genomic window from Clostridium sp. BJN0001.
AATATAACTATAGAAATTTGTAGAAAGATAGAAAAAGGAAAAATTATATATGGATATATTAACATTAGGGGAAAAGATAAAGCAAAGAAGAAAACAATTAAACATGACATTAAAAGATCTTGCAAAGAAAAGGATAACGCCAGGTCAGATAAGTTTAATAGAGTGTGGAAAGTCAAATCCTTCTGTTGATTTGTTGGAGTATTTGGCAAAAGAATTAAAGACAAGTGTGCAATATCTTGTCGAATCCGAACAAAGTCAAGCAGAAAAGATATGTATATTCTATTTAAGAATGTCGAAAATTTGCGCTTTAGATAAAGAATACGATAAAGCATATACATATATTGATAAATCGTTTCAATATGCAGAAAAATATTCTATTGATTATATAAAAGCTGAACTTTACAATGTAAAAGCTGAATTAGCTTTAGAAAGTGGAAAATATGATGTTGCTGAGAAGTATTATTTATCAGCTAATGCTATATTTATACGTAATAAAAAGTATAAAAATATCATATATACTTTTTTAAATTTATCAGATATTGCAGTTAAAACAAAGGCTTTTAATTTAGCTTTAAACTATCTTAAACAATCAGAAAAAGTATATGATGATAATGTAATAATGGACAAACTACTTGAGATAAGAATAAAAGACGAGATAGCACGAGTATATTTTTATTTAGAGGATTTAAGGCTATCTTCAAAATA
It includes:
- a CDS encoding helix-turn-helix transcriptional regulator codes for the protein MDILTLGEKIKQRRKQLNMTLKDLAKKRITPGQISLIECGKSNPSVDLLEYLAKELKTSVQYLVESEQSQAEKICIFYLRMSKICALDKEYDKAYTYIDKSFQYAEKYSIDYIKAELYNVKAELALESGKYDVAEKYYLSANAIFIRNKKYKNIIYTFLNLSDIAVKTKAFNLALNYLKQSEKVYDDNVIMDKLLEIRIKDEIARVYFYLEDLRLSSKYAYIANEKLKELYDYKGHIKRLFNLAEEFSEKGDLQKASNLAEKALLITKKIDDEKSLYKIESTLGRLFYMVSDIDESIKHLEVSKKYSNNYCENYKEKNNNLIEIAKAYLSIKDIDKSSEILDEIESHLSKDDIELNIKCEVMRQTIDNINGNYDNIHGLIECLGYAEENDKINEAFELSMRIGKHYIDREDEEKAKTYLENGIKYYNIIKEHD